One stretch of Tribolium castaneum strain GA2 chromosome 5, icTriCast1.1, whole genome shotgun sequence DNA includes these proteins:
- the LOC107397960 gene encoding vanin-like protein 1 isoform X2, which translates to MTLLICQKMLTRIPKVSLLLILLLVSTRAQNLVHRHLPSIAVVEYEQITQPSFTTRDAQIKNAEKYIEIIDELSRKYHLILVIFPEATLDYFKSKQDLIDNGAEFKQHIVPCNQTNIPVFLKMLSCAAQKYHVTIVFNLIEKEAQRVFTSDALLNIDGTLEFSLKRENRIGTGALHNKPVAFAIPVRFIFSIVSGAFLRQPNFDFTPTSFVTGFSFSYEKIVNRNSKRNYVVCSNWISQLPFLTSLQVVQMWAQEFNITVFMSGANNPAKGQGGTAIYHREDGPILMEIGAKRGTKAYVYHFINNTSGALAESVEEKSVDELAKEMDNFYLEQDPDLDRYKSLVLRKKESFVYLCNDNVKDNYFCCSFDIKLSINTSVTNKKRYTYHLVAYKGYKTYHNIFRPGGIEVCAVIACLNSKLKSCGQRFKNYDEIGWPVTFEKLVIKATFVLFDQFIQTLRPGAHRLSLTLKTNRI; encoded by the exons ATGACACTTTTAatatgtcaaaaaatgttaacacGCATCCCGAAAGTTTCccttttgttaattttactaTTGGTGAGCACAAGAGCTCAAAATTTGGTGCACAGACATCTCCCAAGCATCGCAGTTGTGGAATACGAACAAATAACACAACCATCTTTCACGACACGAGATGCACAGATAAAAAACGCCGAAAAATACATTGAGATAATAGATGAACTGTCCAGGAAATAC CATCTTATATTGGTGATTTTCCCCGAGGCTACTTTAGACTACTTCAAAAGCAAGCAAGACCTCATTGACAATGGTGCCGAATTCAAACAACATATTGTACCTTGTAATCAAACCAACATCCCAGTATTCCTCAAAATGTTGTCATGTGCTGCCCAAAAATATCATGTGACGATTGTctttaatttaatcgaaaagGAAGCCCAGAGAGTATTTACTTCTGATGCATTGCTTAACATTGATGGAACCCTTGAATTTAG CCTTAAACGAGAAAATCGGATCGGAACCGGCGCTTTACACAACAAACCAGTAGCATTTGCAATCCCTGTCCGTTTCATTTTTAGCATCGTTTCTGGAGCATTTCTGAGACAACCTAATTTCGACTTCACGCCCACATCTTTCGTCACAGGATTTAGCTTTTCAtacgaaaaaattgtaaatcggAACAGCAAAAGAAATTATGTTGTTTGTAGCAACTGGATATCGCAGTTACCGTTTTTGACAT cacTGCAAGTTGTGCAAATGTGGGCACAAGAATTTAATATCACTGTGTTTATGTCGGGAGCTAATAATCCTGCAAAAGGACAAGGAGGAACTGCTATTTACCATC GGGAAGATGGGCCTATTTTGATGGAAATTGGTGCAAAAAGAGGGACTAAAGCGTATGTTTAccattttataaataacacGTCGGGAGCGCTGGCAGAGAGTGTCGAGGAAAAAAGCGTTGACGAGTTGGCAAAAGAGATGGATAATTTTTACTTAGAACAGGACCCTGATTTGGATA GATACAAATCGctagttttaagaaaaaaagaatCTTTTGTGTATCTTTGCAATGACAATGTTAAagacaattatttttgctgCTCGTTCGACATTAAACTATCCATAAACACCTcagttacaaacaagaaacgaTACACCTACCACTTGGTGGCCTATAAAGGTTACAAAACCTACCACAATATTTTTCGACCTGGAGGCATTGAAGTTTGTGCCGTGATCGCCTGCTTAAATTCCAAACTGAAATCTTGTGGTCAACGATTTAAAAACTACGATGAAATTGGATGGCCCGTAACCTTTGAAAAACTCGTTATTAAGGCAACTTTTG TTCTATTCGACCAATTCATCCAGACTTTACGTCCTGGAGCTCACAGATTATCTTTGACGCTCAAAACAAATCGTATCTAG
- the LOC107397960 gene encoding vanin-like protein 1 isoform X1: MTLLICQKMLTRIPKVSLLLILLLVSTRAQNLVHRHLPSIAVVEYEQITQPSFTTRDAQIKNAEKYIEIIDELSRKYHLILVIFPEATLDYFKSKQDLIDNGAEFKQHIVPCNQTNIPVFLKMLSCAAQKYHVTIVFNLIEKEAQRVFTSDALLNIDGTLEFSLKRENRIGTGALHNKPVAFAIPVRFIFSIVSGAFLRQPNFDFTPTSFVTGFSFSYEKIVNRNSKRNYVVCSNWISQLPFLTSLQVVQMWAQEFNITVFMSGANNPAKGQGGTAIYHREDGPILMEIGAKRGTKAYVYHFINNTSGALAESVEEKSVDELAKEMDNFYLEQDPDLDRYKSLVLRKKESFVYLCNDNVKDNYFCCSFDIKLSINTSVTNKKRYTYHLVAYKGYKTYHNIFRPGGIEVCAVIACLNSKLKSCGQRFKNYDEIGWPVTFEKLVIKATFGMPRKEKIYYSSQFPNSLLSSIRPIHPDFTSWSSQIIFDAQNKSYLERTFALLEPQSKILTFGIFGRNFTLHDQRSKGQKLSFHPLGIVLSLIIINY, translated from the exons ATGACACTTTTAatatgtcaaaaaatgttaacacGCATCCCGAAAGTTTCccttttgttaattttactaTTGGTGAGCACAAGAGCTCAAAATTTGGTGCACAGACATCTCCCAAGCATCGCAGTTGTGGAATACGAACAAATAACACAACCATCTTTCACGACACGAGATGCACAGATAAAAAACGCCGAAAAATACATTGAGATAATAGATGAACTGTCCAGGAAATAC CATCTTATATTGGTGATTTTCCCCGAGGCTACTTTAGACTACTTCAAAAGCAAGCAAGACCTCATTGACAATGGTGCCGAATTCAAACAACATATTGTACCTTGTAATCAAACCAACATCCCAGTATTCCTCAAAATGTTGTCATGTGCTGCCCAAAAATATCATGTGACGATTGTctttaatttaatcgaaaagGAAGCCCAGAGAGTATTTACTTCTGATGCATTGCTTAACATTGATGGAACCCTTGAATTTAG CCTTAAACGAGAAAATCGGATCGGAACCGGCGCTTTACACAACAAACCAGTAGCATTTGCAATCCCTGTCCGTTTCATTTTTAGCATCGTTTCTGGAGCATTTCTGAGACAACCTAATTTCGACTTCACGCCCACATCTTTCGTCACAGGATTTAGCTTTTCAtacgaaaaaattgtaaatcggAACAGCAAAAGAAATTATGTTGTTTGTAGCAACTGGATATCGCAGTTACCGTTTTTGACAT cacTGCAAGTTGTGCAAATGTGGGCACAAGAATTTAATATCACTGTGTTTATGTCGGGAGCTAATAATCCTGCAAAAGGACAAGGAGGAACTGCTATTTACCATC GGGAAGATGGGCCTATTTTGATGGAAATTGGTGCAAAAAGAGGGACTAAAGCGTATGTTTAccattttataaataacacGTCGGGAGCGCTGGCAGAGAGTGTCGAGGAAAAAAGCGTTGACGAGTTGGCAAAAGAGATGGATAATTTTTACTTAGAACAGGACCCTGATTTGGATA GATACAAATCGctagttttaagaaaaaaagaatCTTTTGTGTATCTTTGCAATGACAATGTTAAagacaattatttttgctgCTCGTTCGACATTAAACTATCCATAAACACCTcagttacaaacaagaaacgaTACACCTACCACTTGGTGGCCTATAAAGGTTACAAAACCTACCACAATATTTTTCGACCTGGAGGCATTGAAGTTTGTGCCGTGATCGCCTGCTTAAATTCCAAACTGAAATCTTGTGGTCAACGATTTAAAAACTACGATGAAATTGGATGGCCCGTAACCTTTGAAAAACTCGTTATTAAGGCAACTTTTGGTATGCCCaggaaagaaaaaatttactaCAGTTCACAGTTTCCGAATTCTTTGCTCAGTTCTATTCGACCAATTCATCCAGACTTTACGTCCTGGAGCTCACAGATTATCTTTGACGCTCAAAACAAATCGTATCTAGAACGAACATTCGCTCTTCTCGAGCCCCAAAGCAAAATACTGACTTTTGGAATTTTTGGAAGAAACTTTACGTTGCATGATCAGAGGTCAAAGGGTCAAAAATTGTCCTTTCACCCGCTTGGCATAGTATTGagcttaattattattaattattaa